The Balaenoptera acutorostrata chromosome 11, mBalAcu1.1, whole genome shotgun sequence genome segment AGAGTTTTTTAATTACCTGTATCCACACACCCAACATCCAAAGGTAAGATAAGCATAATTTGGTGGTATTTTTGCCaataaaattcttcaaaaaacTTTGTGGGTCTCCTGTGATTCTTACTGAGGTTCACTCCATTAAATAAAAGCCACACCCAAATGTCTTAGAGTGAGTTTTGGCTGAGACTGATGAGTGACTGTTTCCTCAAGCCTCTCAGAAGCCCTATTGTTTGAATGATTTTTTCTGAAGTACAATGTTGGATATTTGTGAGGttcgttttgttttcttttctttttggccgcgccacgcggcatgcgggatcttagttccctgaccagggctggaactcgtgcaccctgcagtggaagcagagtcttaaccactggaccgccagggaagtccctttgtgaGGTTCTAACAAAGGATTTTATAATCACATGCTGTGTCATCTCTTGCATTTTAGTATGAGCAGCGAGAAGGCAGCAAGTGCATGCTCTGTCTGGAAATCTCCTTACTTTGATCACCACTTCATTAGGCACATCTTCTACTTTCCATGTTCCCACAGGTGACAGTGTTGCTAATTTTTTTGCCAGTACATAACAAGGATTCTGTTTCCTCCAGTTTCCATAAGATTTTCCTCTCTTTAAGTCCTTACCCACAGCCTCCGTAAAGGCGTCATCCTTCTATAGTTTCTTCAAGGCTCTTTGAGCTTTTACCGCAAAGACCTACCCACTTCTACCCACTACCTGGTTCCAAAGCCTCTTCCATATTTGAGGTTTTTGGTACAGCAGCATCCCACTTCcaggtaccaaaatctgtattagtctttattgctgtgtaacaaattaccacaaaacttagtggcttgaataaatgtttattatcagTTTCTAGGAGCCAGGTTGCTGAGAGATTCTAGCTCAGGATTTGTCACAGGTGTAGTCAGGATGCTGGCtgaggctgcagtcatctgaagtcCTGACTGGTGGTGAAGGATGCGCTTGCAGGAAGGCTCACTCACATCACTGTTAGCAGAAGGCTTCAGTTTCtcactggctgttggcaggagaccTCACTTTCTCATGgatctttccagagggctgcttGAGATTCCTCACAGCATTGGCAGCTGGCTTCTCCTACAGTGTTCATTCTCAGTGGGGACAGTATTGCCTCCAAGAGGGTGAAAATTGGTTCCTGAGGTGGAGAGCAAAAAATCTCAGGTATTTCAATGGCTTGTAGCCTTCCAAAGAGTTGTGATACATCAACATATGTACAGTATATTTGtggcattaaattttttttttttaatttggccacgccacgtggcttttgggatcctagttccccgaccagggattgaacctgggccctcagcagtgaaagtgtggagtcctaaccactggactgccagggaagtccctgtggcattaaaattttattggaggtCTATTAGGATAAAAACGTTCAGAAGGCTTCTTAGATGGGCAATGACCAAAAAAAGGTTGATAAACGCTGCTCTAGAGCAAGTGATCTAAGAAAGAGCAAGTAGGTATAGCCATAttgccttaaaaattttttttattgtggtatagtTGACAGGTGTTGCCTTTTATGACGTAGAAATAATACACACTGCCACTTCCGCcttattctttttgttagaagtgagtcacttgAAGGGAGTGTCACAAGTTAAACCATCATTTCATGTAAAGAATGATaagggcatttcaggcagaggaaacagcaagggCAAAAGCCCAGAAGCAGGAAGGATTTGGCATGTTTGGGGAACAGAAAGGTGGCTAGTGAGGGTAATGCAtggtgaggaaaaggaagagtagGATGAGATGAGGTTAGAGACGTTCCATATCATGTAGGGCCTGTAGGCCTCATAGAATCTTCaaaattttattctaagtttAAGGGAAACCATTAAAAGTAGTTAAGCAGGGAGTCACGTGATACGGATTACTTTACAAAAAGATTGCTGACAGCTGTGGAGAATGGGCTGGGACTACAGGTGGGGCCAGTGAAAGCGTAGAGACCAATTAGAAGGCTGCTCTAACAGTCCAGGTGAGAGATCTTAAGACTGGAGAGGCTGCAGAGGAGACCAAAGAGGTGGTCGACTTTGCAGGTGGAAGCTATGGTAGTTGTTGATGGGTTGGGAAAAGGGAGGGGAATGAGAGATGACTCCTACATTTTTGGCTTGGGTGATGTTGGTGCTGGTTACAGATTGGGTAGAAATGAAGAGTTCCTGGTTTAGCCTGTTAAGTTTGAGTAGAAAGGGGAGAAGTAGAAGGGGAGAAATtaggactcaaaaaaaaaagaaaaaaattgaaagattgctgtttggcttgttttcttttcatatcagatcttttatttttccctgtgaGCTGCGTATGTATATCTTTTGCCACTTTTTATGTTAGTTATTCAAAATGGGTGTCAGGTGTTACTTTTTGTGAGATTTAAGTTCTCGTTTTTGAAGAGTATAGAAAAGCTGTGATCTAGAGTATCtgcataaggattatttttatGATGAATTTATTGGCTTAgtataggtttctttttttttttgatttattttatttttggctgcattgggtcttcattgctgcgtgtgggctttctctagttgcggcgagcgggggctactcttcgttgcggtgcgtgggcttctcgttgcggtggcttctcttgttgcggaccacgggctctaggtgcacgggcttcagtagttgtggctcgcgggccctagagcgcaggctcagtagttgtggcacacgggcttagttgctccgcggcatgtgggatcttcccggaccggggcttgaacccgtgtcccctgcattggcaggtggattcttaaccactgcgccaccagtgaagccccctGCATaggtttctttaaaatgtttttctgttacaaaagtaataaatatttattggtgatatattaaaaaaacacagattaaCAAAGAACTGAACATGGAAATCACCTTCAGTCATACTGCCCAAAGAAAACCATTATTAACACCTTCACTtgtattctttgtcttttatcaCATATGCACTTGTGCACACGCACATATACAAATAAACATTAAACACACTGTTTTGACTGTAGAACAGGTGCATAAAATGTTAAGGATTAACATTGACTTTCACTGCTTAACTGAGAATATATATTATGTGCAATGGATTTGAGTTACATAAGGTACATTGTAGGGTATCAAAAGTAAACAATATGATTTTTTTACAGTCCAGAAAATCCCTTGGGGGAATAATGGTTTGACCTTTGGTTTAGAATTAAATTTGCAGAAACATAGCCCAAATAACATTGTCTATGGCAGATTCTTTGCTTTTGTGAAAAAGACGGAAACGACTTCCCAAAGCTTGCAGACATCAGGGCCTTTTTAAGAAAGTAAGTTGTAGATTGGTTGTAGAAATGAACACTATTTATCTCCTTTTTGTTCAAGATTACCTCTGCCAAAGTAGGACTGATTCTCACTGTGAATCAGTGACTGATTCTCACTGTGACTGTGAGTCACTGGTTATGATATACGTTCATTAAAACCTGTTTAAGACATGAGGAAAAACTCACTGTATGTTTTGGAAAGGGTGCCAGAAGGAAACACTGATTAAGATTTAATTGTGGGGCCTTTAAGAATTAAATCTTTAGTATTTATGAAAattcccttattctttttttttaaaaattaattaatttatttatttttggctgtgctgggtcttcgcttctctgtgagggctttctctagttgtggcaagtgggggccactcttcatcgcggtgcgcgggcctctcactatcgtggcctctcttgttgcggagcacaggctccagacgcgcaggctcagtagttgtggctcacgggcccagttgctccgcggcatgtgggatcttcccagaccagggctcgaacccgtgtcccctgtattggcaggcggattctcaaccactgcgccaccagggaagccccccttattcttataaaatatttattactcgATATTTGGCAGACATGCCGTCAAAGCACTTCATCATTCCTTGAGGAACCAGGTCTTTggtaggaattttttttcagagagaaCATTTATCATATTCGCCTTATCATGAGAGTCAAGAGACAATATCACATCTTTTGTTGGGTAAAAGTCATTCAGTAGTGTTTTTCTTGCCTAAGAACAATGCTCTGTAGAAGTTATGTGCCTCCATTATTGTTTCAGAATAAGACCTTTTCCCTGACTGGCATTAATTCCCTCACTTTTCATTAATTCaatataagtttatttaaaagcaaataaaatttaatgagtGCTTATTCTGTGCCAACTCCTTGGCTGGGTGCTAGgagtataaaaatgaatattattatCCTATTATTAGGGAGCTTTTTAGTCTTTATAGTCTAACAGTGAAAGACAAGTAGACTTATCACTATAAAATAAAGTGACTAGAAGTATATTTAGGGTCCCTTGGGAACATGAGGAGGAACATTTAATTCAGACTGGGGAACTGAGaaaggctgaatttttttttttaaacatttattatttatttgtttggctgcgttgggtcttagttgcggcctgcgggatcttttagttgtggcatgcaggctcttaattgtggcatgccagatctagttccctgaccagggatcgaacccaggccccctgcagtgggagtgccgagtcttaaccgatggaccactagggaagtcccgagaaaGGGTGAATCTTGAAAGATGATTAGCAGTTTGTTAAGGAGAGGTGGGAACTGttgttaatgttttatttctgaagCTGGTGGTGAGTTGGGTGTTCACTGTATCATTTATGTCATCTGTAGCTCAGAAGACGTTAATAAGTATTTTTAGATCATTAGGCCTTGGAGTTGATATATGGATGTTggtaatattttgaaagtaagAATTTCTTATATAGAAACTAGAGGTAAAGGTACTAgaagtgagaaataaaaataggtgAGTGAAAGTAAGTTTAAATATTGTTTGCCTTTTATGGAGAATTTCATTTTGGGGAAACATTTGTATTGCTTGGAAATTaagatttctcttttaattttatatctaacCATATGCTTTCTATTCCTGCTTTTCAGTTTCAACATAGCTTCGttctttaaaatgttctgtttttaatcttttgctTTGTTGTATGTTTTACAAATATGCATTTAacgttttctttttattttgatgaaaacaTTTGTATTCTGGAccattaacttaattttttttaagctcatGCTTCCTGGAGGATAGTTATCacttaatatttttgatattttgggaggcgtttttgtttttgtttttagttttagttaCAGATTGCATTATTTGgattaagatttaaaaaagaattcgTATAACAATTTAATGTTTCTAAGAAGAAATTTGATCTTGCTGTTCTCTGACAAATACTTAAGAAAATAGTCATGtgtaacttttttctctttcagccttTCTAAGAAAAGTCTACAGCATCCTTTCTCTGCAAGTTCTCTTAACTACAGTGACATCCACGTTTTTTTTATACTTTGATTCTATACGGACATTTGTTCATGAAAGGTAAGGTAATGACATGGTTCTGAATCATTTTCAGCCGTTGCATATCACTGAAAGGGCATAATATGAgcagttaggtttttttttctattaacttTTAAGGTTAGAACGTAAAAAAGTTTCATTATTAACTCTTGTAAATAAGTTTCGATAAGGAAAATGTTCTACAATATGGTATTTACCTCTAAACTTTCTAGCTTAATTTCATAGGGTTAAATCCTCATCTCCTGGAATAGTATTAAGAATTTTTAACTGTGTATGCAGTTTTTTTAAGTCttagttttttgtgtgtttattagaCTTATGCCCTGTCCTCAAAGCCCAAGACAGTGCTTGAAAAGTAAAGGTacttaaaaaaagtttaactTACCTTAGTGTTGGTTCACAGCTAGGAAAATTTCACTGAAAAGTTTTCAAAGGAGTTCCATATGATTCATCCCTATTTTGTTTAAGATCTGACttccaaaataattatttccaCGGCTAAAAGTAATATAGGTTCTTTatattaaaggaaaggaaaagtagaGAATGAATATTTTCTTAGAAGTCGATAATTTCTATTCTCCCTTTACGAAAGGGGAATCTTGAACTATAAGTTTGCTATTTGGAGTAAAGTTCTTTAATTTAAATTACAGCTATATAGTAAATACCCTAAAAAAAGTAGTTAGGTATAAAATTGGTTTattatttaatagtttttatgtattgtattttagtttaaaaaagcaGTATGCTAATTGCAAAAATTATTCAAGTATGTTAGAAGTTCATGAAGTAAAAAGGCTAAGTCTTCCCCATTCATTGTGGGGAagattcttctttttgtttttttaaaattaatttatttttggctgcgttgggtctttgttgctgctcacggactttctctagttgcgacgcatgggggctactctttgttgcagtgtgtgggcttctcattgcagtggcttctcttgcggacCCTGCGgtcttcagtaattgtggcatgtgggctcagtagttgtggttcacaggctctagagcgcaggctcagtagttgtggtgcacgggcttatggctctgaggcatgtgggatctttccggaccagggctcgaacctgtgtcccctgcattggcaggtggattcttaaccactgtgccaccagggaagtccctgtggggAAGATTCTTTGTCTTCCTGCTCCTCCCCATCTCACAGTCCTCAAATTTACCCcatggaaaaataatttcttttgacGGTGTGGTGTAGatcctttcagatttttttttcctgtactttcACAAATACATagacaaattttattaaattgcATAAAACTATAGTATTTTTTAACTTGagaatgatttaattttttgtctttcaGTCCTGCCTTAATTTTGGTGTGTGCCCTTGGATCTTTGGGTTTGATTTTCGCCTTGACTTTAAACAGACATAAGCATCCCCTTAACCTGTACCTGCTTTTTGGATTTGTGAGTACTTTGGCAATATctgttcctttaacatttattcctgtgttttaaatttatttatttaattgaatgcatatacatatgttacaGTAACAGAACAAAAttaatgagtttttttaaaaaattcaaggctttacctttaTGATAATCTTCTATCAGATAAAATCTAACTAGAGTAAGCATGTAAAACAAAGATATGTAATTAAGGGGAAAGAGAAGCTAGAGGATGAAGCTCAATACCCCTAACTCTTATTTAGGATATGAGTTTAGCTACTTTTGACATGGCTTAAACAATGACAAAATAacaatggcttaaacaacatggTTTACTTCTCTTTCATATAAAAATCTGAGTGACTGTTTAGGGAACTTCTCAGGGGCCCATTCATCTGCTATGGTTCAGACATTTCTAAAGTGTTGCATGGTATAAGATAGCTCACCACCATATCTACattctatccatttatttaaaaaaatgaagagagaaaggagagagcaagCCTTTTTGCTTTTTGAAGTTGTATGCCTCTCTGCTCACATTCTGTTGACTAGAATATAGTCTTGTGACCAgatctagctgcaagggaggctgaaaAATGTAATGATTAATCTGAACAGTTGTGTGTTGAAGCAAAAATTCTGTtactaaggaagaaagaaaaaaaagaatattcagagaCAGTTTCAAGACTCCCACACCAAAGTactacttaaatattttattcttcctgTGTTTGTTTGTGTGAGGTAGTGAGGTTTTTATAAATGTGCATATGATTtgcagtttcattttcatttacattgTAGTGAGtgagaaaaatagaattttctgTATTACTTTTAGAATCTTCCTGTTACAGATATGAAAAATCTAGTTGAGTTCAAGGAGTAATGGGATCACAGTTAGAATCTAAATATTCTCACAGGagttccctggcgatccagtggttaggacttggtgttttcactgccatggcctgggttcagtccctggtcaggaaactaagatcctgcaagctgtgctgcacagccaaaaaaaaaaaaaagaattctgaatatTCTCACTTAATACATTGAGGTCTCATTTTCATTATGGTGGGCTTATTATCTGTCCCATATACTTCACAAGGCTGCTCTGAAGCTAAAATGAGATCATGCATATGGAATCACATTGAACTCCTGGAAATTAGAACATGTACATAACATAGTATAAATTTTACATGCACCTATgtaatttcaatttctttttcttagacaCTGTTGGAAGCTCTGACTGTGGCCTTCGTTGGTAAGCCATAATTGTGCTTCCATATGTTACAGTAACTTTAATGTGGGTAAATGTTTTGGATAAAAATGTGTTTGGGGCTAAAGCTTACCATCATGGAAtgtcatattaaaaaatatggcATAGGATGAAGAATTcctaaaatataagcaaaaattaaatgtttatgtaGTTAACTGAGTTTAGAGGAAGTGGAAAAGAATTAGGAAAACAATAGGAATAAGAACaatattcattttgtttatccatttgtgaAAATAAGACAACCATAGCTTATCTTTTCCCTTATTTAAAGGGAGCTTAGAAGAACTGATAACATGTTTGGAGCCATGTACTTTCATCACATAAGCTCAGTATCTCAAATTGTCTGCATTGAACTGTGCTTTATTATTATATCCTCATATTTTATCAAATGGCACTACAAGAAactgttcatttctgttttgtattttgtgttaaatatatatttaaaaggaagTATCTGTTATAGTTACTTGATGTACTCTATGTAATGCCTCAAGTAAAAAGTTTTGTGatttattaacaataaaaattctGATTGACTCAAAATGATTAATCTAGTGTACTAAAAAGATCAGAATTGACTATTACTCTCAATAACAGTAAATTGTTGATCCTTATTGTTAATATATTTATCTCTTCCTGTTTTGTCAttactgtttttaacttttttatgccAGTTTTATTGAATCTATTTTTTGGTAATTCATCTCTTTTATAAAAGAATCAgaatataaataagtaataataacaactaaaaaAATAGGATTGAAATTTCTCAGCATAGAAAGgaagtattattaatatttacttattattagTGTTATTATCTGTTAATGTTACTTACTATTAATGTTACTATCAAGTCCATCTCTGTCGTCTCTGGCTCCCACCATTTGTAAGGGATGTAGGAGAGAGATTTATTTCAGGGTTATTGGAATCCACCTAATCTTACACTGAAATTTCTAATGAGAAGCAAAAGTGATTTCATGGTTTACCTTTTCTTTGTTCATCTTCCTAACCCTGTAATGGCATAAGTAGAGAAAGTCCAATTAGTTAGCATttaggaatagaaaagaactgGATAATTAATCCCCctcaaattaaaaattacttaaatggTTTTGGGTTCAAAGTacttaatttcctttaaagaGGTTATAATTTAGTATTCTCTTAAAATGTTAAGCAGTTGTATTACAGTAGCCATAGTCAATCCAGATGGTCATTCTAAAACTTCAGAAGGGAATTCGATATATATTCAGTAAACCCCCAATAACGTACTCCAAGATAATGCAGATTTGGATATAAAGCAATTAGTGGTTGGTTTCTGTCCCCTATGGTGTTGGTAAACGGCAGACAGCCCCAGACAGCCCCAATATTTTTCTTGCCTGGGAATTCCCAGCCAGCCACAGGACCCAGAACCATCCCtactgatatatattttttttttttttcaactttttattttatattggagtatagttgattaacaatgttgtgttagtttcaggtgtacaacaaagtgattcagttatacatatacatgtatctattctttttcaaattcttttcccaattaggttgttataGAATATCCTATTGATATTTAAGCCAGAGTTGACAGTCACCACTGTCAACTATGGTGATAAACTGCAGTGGGGACAGAAATGGGTGAGAATCATTTCACCATATCCCCCAAACTCCTAAACCAACTAGCTGTGTGATATCTCTCTAGTCATTTCTTTAACTTCATAATAACGTGACCCCTtatgttgtatattttggagccTGTTTATTGCACTATGGGTGTGGTTTTACTGTACCAGTATTGAAGACTGAATAAAGAATCTTTCCATAATTGTTTTTATTAGCAAGTAGTACAGGACAAAATAAGGCATTTCTGTTATATgacagaaaaaaacttttttttttaacatcctccCATACActaatacttctttttttaaaaaattgaagtatagttgatttataaaattttattagtttcaagtgtacaaagaaaccaatactttttttttaacatctttattggggtataattgctttacagtggtgtgttagtttctgctttataacaaagtgaatcagctatacatatacatatatccccatatctcctccctcttgcgtctccctcccacccttcctatcccacccctctgggtggtcacaaagcaccgagctgatctccctgtgctatgtggctgcttcccactagaaaaaaacttttatattgagtatgtttatatgtattttaaatcactgttttGTAATTTTACAGTTACCTTCTATGACGTGTATATTGTTCTGCAAGCTTTTATACTGACTACTGCAGTATTTCTTGGTTTGACTGTATGTACTCTACAATCTAAGAGAGATTTCAGCAAATTTGGAGCAGGGTAAGTTATATATATCATGGTTATGATAGATAAGTATATTTAGTATTACCTAGTTTTGAGAGAAGTTCTATACTGTTAGCTTTGGATACTTTAAAAATGGAGGGTAATGAGAGGTCATCCCTTTGAGTACTAGGGCCAGGCCCTACTCTCCCAGAGCATGCTAGGAGATGGAAAGTGGCTTTGAGTCTTTTGCTTCCCCTGTATTGAAAGGGAAGTGAATGCGAAAGAATTTAAGCCTTCTGGAGGCTTGCATGCTTTATAAATGGTATGAAATTTACCTAAATTATTTAGATCTTTATCTTAGCATAAATGTTACCAAATGTTACCATCTACATCTTTGTGGCAAAAGCAAGGTAATTGTGACCCAGGAGTCTGCATgaactttaaaatctttttgatCCATCTAAATTAACCTGTATCATTCTTCAAACTAATTAATATAGGGAATGATCCTTTTTATACTAGGATAATGGTACTGTATCACCCTCACCTTGATAAGAATGCATAGACTCTTTCCTCAGTTCACAATGGCCTTCTGTTGGCACATAATCACTCAAacactttctgttctttttccgGTTACAACACTAAAAATTTACAAGTGGTCTAGTTTTACaaaactttctttccttccccttttttTCTGGTAATCCAGATTACCAGAAGTCTCTATGGGGGTAAAATATAGTTGGTCAGCCAACACTGACAATTGTGCAGGATGCTTATAGTTGTATTAGAATGGAGTTTGATTTAGGGAGAGGcaacattatttttcctttcctgtcttaCATGTATGTTGGGGGggatgttttttatatatttgtatgttatatatgatttATGCTGTATATGTAgtttctctgcttcttcttccCATCCCAATCTCCATATGCACCCCTTCCTCCCATCCACTCTACTATAGTCTCTAGAACTCCTTATATATCTTCCTTATATTTTAGCCTCTTCAGaataaattcttttcttcttccttatctCAGCTGAAAGTCGATTCCTCCCTGAGAACACTGCTCTCTAGCTGCTCATTCCCCCACACCCTACgttgtttggggtggggggttagTATTGAAAACTGCTTCTGTCCCCTAATGCTCCTTTCATTATTCCTCAGCCTGCTGGACATTCATTGCTTTAAGGTTTATGCTGTCTGGCTGTATGCTTCATACTCTTGCTCATTACTGTTACTCATTCCCTTTTTGGTCAAGCCTCCCTCATGCTTTAAAGATGTTAGCATCAAACTGCATTTTAGGCCCATTCATCACCTTGGCTTCTTGATATCTCTGGACCTCTTCTACTTCGGCAGCTTTCATCTTCCTGCCACGTCCACATCGTAGACATCACATCGTAGTGATTGTCATCACTAGGGGTTGTTCCATTGCTGAAATCTTAAATATCAgtgtctcattttctttcttcaccttctgtcctctatttctttcatttctttactcCACAACACCTGTCTCCTATGCCTGTTCTTCAGCTACTGCTATTGCTGTTATAAACCACTCTTCATCTCAGACCTAAGAGTCGCATGTCTTCTACTTAACATCCATGAAATTCTGCCAGACTAACTTACTAGCTTACAAGTAGGTAAAATTTCAGTTGGTTTACAGTTCTTCATACCACCTTCCCCATACTCCTTGGTGCAGAAGCTTTGGAGTTTCCCTAGGGTTTAAGCATGAAAAAGCAGGTCCTGAGTCCTTTTCAATCCTGAAGGATCTATACGGTGAGGTGGCAAGATACATCAGTCTAACTTAAGTATACCAGATGTATCCAAGAAATTCTGTGGCCATTCCAGCAAGAAAACTGAGAGCTGGAATCTCACTATGCCCTTGATTCACCAAAGTGGATTATAATACTATGTATGtttaatttctgatttaattcttgttaaagaacatattttatatgatttcagtcttttggcATTTATTGAGATTCATTTTATgatatcttggtaaatgttctttGTGTACTAGAGGAGAATGTATATTTTGCTGTTGTTAGatgagtgtttaataaatgtcaattaggtcaagtagCTTGATAGcattattcaagtcttctgcagGCTTACTAATTTTCTGCCTGCTTATTCTATCAGTTAATTTGAAAGTggtgttgaaatctccaactacaAGTACGGCTTGGTTTGTTTCTCCTATTAGTTCTGTAAGTTTTGCTTCATGTTATTTGAAGCTCTGTTTTTATATGCATAAATATTCAGGATTGTATGTCCTCTTGATGATCCCCTTATCATCATGAAGGGGTTATCTCTGGTAATATTCTTGCCCTAAAATCTACTTTGTTAAGATAGCCACCCCAGCTTTCTATTGAttgtgttagcatggtatatctttttccatccttttatatTTAGCTTATTTGTGTCTTTAGAGTTAAAATCGTTTTCTCGCAGGCAGCATATGGTTGGATCTTACTTTTTGTCAAATCTGATCATCTCTGCTATTAATTGGCttgtttagaccatttatatttaatgtgattattgatatggttggacAAGCCTACTCTGTTGccacttgttttctttc includes the following:
- the TMBIM4 gene encoding protein lifeguard 4 isoform X2, whose protein sequence is MADPDPRYPCSSIEDDFNYGSCVASANVHIRMAFLRKVYSILSLQVLLTTVTSTFFLYFDSIRTFVHESPALILVCALGSLGLIFALTLNRHKHPLNLYLLFGFTLLEALTVAFVVTFYDVYIVLQAFILTTAVFLGLTVCTLQSKRDFSKFGAGLFATLWILCLSGILK
- the TMBIM4 gene encoding protein lifeguard 4 isoform X1, translating into MADPDPRYPCSSIEDDFNYGSCVASANVHIRMAFLRKVYSILSLQVLLTTVTSTFFLYFDSIRTFVHESPALILVCALGSLGLIFALTLNRHKHPLNLYLLFGFTLLEALTVAFVVTFYDVYIVLQAFILTTAVFLGLTVCTLQSKRDFSKFGAGLFATLWILCLSGILKLFFYSETVELVLAAIGALLFCGFIIYDTHSLMHRLSPEEYVLAAISLYLDIINLFLHLLRVLEAVNKK